The following are from one region of the Novosphingobium humi genome:
- the rpsG gene encoding 30S ribosomal protein S7 yields the protein MSRRRRPEKREILPDPVHGDQVLSKFMNNLMLDGKKSVAESIVYSALNTMQTRAKADPVQLFHDALNNVKPQIEVRSRRVGGATYQVPVEVRPERAQALAIRWLITAARNRSETTMSARLSGELLDAANNRGSAVKKREDTHRMADANRAFSHYRW from the coding sequence ATGTCACGTCGTCGTCGTCCCGAAAAGCGGGAAATCCTGCCTGATCCCGTCCATGGCGATCAGGTCCTTTCGAAGTTCATGAACAACCTGATGCTTGACGGCAAGAAGTCGGTTGCGGAATCGATCGTGTACAGCGCGCTGAACACGATGCAGACCCGCGCCAAGGCCGATCCGGTTCAGCTGTTCCATGACGCGCTGAACAATGTGAAGCCCCAGATCGAAGTCCGCAGCCGCCGCGTCGGCGGTGCGACCTATCAGGTCCCCGTCGAAGTGCGCCCCGAGCGCGCCCAGGCTCTGGCGATCCGCTGGCTGATCACCGCCGCCCGCAACCGCAGCGAAACCACCATGTCGGCCCGCCTGTCGGGCGAGCTGCTGGACGCTGCGAACAACCGCGGCAGCGCGGTCAAGAAGCGCGAAGACACGCACCGCATGGCGGATGCGAACCGCGCCTTCTCGCACTATCGCTGGTAA
- the rpsL gene encoding 30S ribosomal protein S12 — translation MPTINQLIRHGREPQKAKSKVPALEQNPQKRGVCTRVYTTTPKKPNSALRKVAKIRLTNGREVISYIPGEGHNLQEHSVALIRGGRVRDLPGVRYHVLRGVLDTQGVKNRKQSRSKYGAKRPK, via the coding sequence ATGCCTACTATCAACCAGCTGATCCGCCACGGGCGCGAGCCGCAGAAGGCCAAGAGCAAGGTTCCCGCTCTTGAGCAGAACCCCCAGAAGCGCGGCGTCTGCACCCGCGTGTACACCACGACCCCGAAGAAGCCGAACTCGGCTCTTCGCAAGGTGGCCAAGATCCGTCTGACCAACGGCCGCGAAGTCATTTCGTACATCCCGGGTGAAGGCCACAACCTTCAGGAGCACTCGGTGGCTCTGATCCGCGGCGGCCGTGTGCGCGACCTTCCCGGCGTGCGTTACCACGTGCTGCGCGGCGTTCTGGATACCCAGGGCGTCAAGAACCGCAAGCAGAGCCGTTCGAAGTACGGCGCCAAGCGCCCGAAGTAA
- a CDS encoding P-loop ATPase, Sll1717 family produces the protein MLYIEDVEARRPAIWLQPGDLLTAFDQQKGSFNSWIEDWKGALLSVITNQVMQEVQPDFLRETLSPAINTANAALNFIKNKIDSLVTGGSTAIQQDVVALYMKNNFIRIYIDDLDRGWEAKQDDIKKIATLLNAIRDICGSTNSLQFRVALRTDVYYLVRTSDESTDKIEDKVVWLSWSNHEILILFAKRIETFLGNNVNDAELYSKKQPEIVKSFSHVMEPRFSGQGKWSDAPTHRVLMSLQRKRPRDLVKLLGGAAKAAYQNDHEIITTSDLRGTFSTYSAERLQDIVNEFSSEIPQLKRLLLAMKPNVTKPHKGPRKASESYLFSQSDLDTKVSNILSSNPVKFTNNSVVSARSIGQFLYKIDFVIARKDLESGKVDRKFFDQSRFLFDQNLDFGYSWEIHPAYRWALQPDNLDILFDQISIDEGD, from the coding sequence ATGCTATACATCGAAGACGTTGAAGCAAGAAGACCAGCTATATGGCTTCAACCTGGAGATCTATTGACAGCTTTTGATCAACAGAAGGGCAGCTTCAACTCTTGGATTGAGGATTGGAAAGGAGCCTTACTGTCAGTTATCACAAATCAAGTAATGCAGGAAGTCCAGCCAGATTTTTTGCGAGAGACCCTTTCGCCAGCAATAAACACGGCGAACGCTGCCCTGAATTTCATAAAAAATAAAATAGATTCGCTAGTTACGGGCGGCTCAACGGCCATCCAGCAGGATGTCGTCGCCCTGTACATGAAAAATAACTTCATTCGCATCTATATTGACGATCTAGATCGAGGATGGGAAGCTAAACAAGACGATATCAAAAAAATCGCCACACTCCTAAACGCCATCAGAGACATATGCGGCTCTACAAATTCCTTACAATTTAGAGTAGCTCTCCGCACTGACGTCTACTACCTCGTCAGAACCTCAGATGAATCAACTGACAAAATTGAAGACAAGGTTGTTTGGCTATCATGGAGCAACCACGAAATACTTATTCTTTTTGCCAAGAGGATAGAGACATTTTTAGGAAACAACGTTAATGATGCAGAACTTTACTCAAAGAAGCAGCCAGAAATTGTCAAGTCATTCAGCCATGTAATGGAGCCTCGCTTTTCTGGGCAAGGAAAATGGAGTGATGCGCCAACTCATAGAGTATTAATGTCGCTGCAGCGCAAAAGGCCCCGAGATTTAGTAAAGCTACTTGGAGGTGCAGCTAAAGCTGCTTACCAAAACGATCACGAAATTATTACAACTTCAGATCTTCGTGGAACTTTTTCGACTTATTCGGCTGAGCGGCTTCAAGATATCGTAAACGAGTTCTCGTCGGAAATTCCTCAGCTTAAAAGACTTCTTCTCGCAATGAAGCCTAACGTAACAAAGCCACACAAAGGCCCTCGAAAAGCTTCTGAATCTTATCTATTTTCGCAGTCAGATCTCGACACAAAAGTAAGTAACATACTATCAAGCAATCCCGTAAAATTCACTAACAACTCCGTAGTTTCAGCAAGATCAATAGGCCAATTTTTATACAAAATTGATTTTGTTATAGCGAGAAAAGATTTGGAATCAGGTAAAGTAGATCGAAAATTTTTTGATCAAAGTAGATTCCTTTTTGATCAAAATCTCGATTTTGGTTATTCATGGGAAATACACCCTGCATACCGATGGGCTTTGCAGCCAGACAATCTAGATATCCTTTTTGATCAAATAAGCATTGACGAAGGGGACTAA
- a CDS encoding sterol desaturase family protein: MTLLLSFVPEFLVIAALLLVERAGPRTDWWRNLQIWALQLTVALTILPLLRGWVGPALIEGAHLPFWQGFLLFLLLKDLAEFVFHLAQHRIPFLWAMHSLHHSDPEMAVLTTQRHFWGDQLVKQMTVWSVVLMILSPTPAIAFAYGIASLWNLFAHLDAPIDFGRWSWLLNSPAYHRRHHSRLPEHYDTNFAGIFPIFDVICGTYRRPDGFPPTGMARKPESLWQAVIWPMIWDRPQSAPIIAPATATANAIPAAPVAIAASGGGNANRAPRRAPLARSAHRPDHPSTAAPPPPPA; the protein is encoded by the coding sequence ATGACGCTGCTGCTCAGTTTCGTGCCGGAATTTCTGGTCATCGCCGCCCTGCTGCTGGTCGAGCGGGCAGGGCCGCGCACCGACTGGTGGCGCAATCTTCAGATCTGGGCGCTGCAATTGACCGTAGCGCTGACCATCCTGCCCCTGCTGCGCGGCTGGGTCGGCCCGGCGCTGATCGAGGGCGCACACCTGCCCTTCTGGCAGGGATTTCTCCTCTTCCTGCTGCTCAAGGATCTGGCCGAATTTGTCTTTCACCTGGCCCAGCACCGCATTCCCTTTCTCTGGGCCATGCATTCGCTGCACCATTCCGACCCCGAAATGGCGGTCTTGACCACCCAGCGCCATTTCTGGGGCGACCAACTGGTCAAACAGATGACGGTCTGGTCGGTGGTGCTGATGATCCTGTCGCCCACGCCCGCCATCGCCTTTGCCTATGGCATCGCCTCGCTGTGGAACCTGTTTGCCCACCTTGACGCGCCCATCGACTTTGGCCGCTGGTCATGGCTGCTCAACAGCCCGGCCTATCACCGCCGCCACCATTCGCGCCTGCCCGAACATTATGACACGAATTTCGCCGGGATCTTTCCCATTTTCGACGTGATCTGCGGCACCTATCGGCGGCCCGACGGCTTCCCCCCCACCGGCATGGCGCGCAAACCCGAAAGCCTGTGGCAGGCGGTCATCTGGCCGATGATCTGGGATCGCCCGCAAAGCGCGCCCATCATCGCCCCCGCCACCGCCACCGCTAACGCCATCCCCGCCGCGCCCGTCGCCATCGCCGCATCGGGCGGGGGAAACGCTAATCGGGCACCTCGCCGCGCGCCCTTGGCCCGATCCGCCCATCGTCCAGATCATCCATCAACCGCCGCGCCACCTCCTCCTCCAGCGTGA